GGGGACGGGAGAACGGCTAGTGCCGGCGGCGGGGGTCCCTACGGTAGGGCTGGCGGCCCGTAACTGGGGCCCCATTGTgcgagcggcggcggcagcgccccCGGTGCGCGGCGCGAGCAGTGCAGGcggagagagaaaaacaagtttgATTGGCAGTGATGGAGGCACGGCGCCTCCCGCATCCCGCACAAAGGGGATGGGGACGGCGCTGCCGCACCGGTACCGGCACCGGGCCGCCGGCCACCGCATCGGGAGAGCGCGACCCCGCCGACCCCGCGCACCACCGCCGGGGGACGGGAATGCCCTGGCCTGCTGGTGCTGCGGCCGGACCAGGTCGGTGGCGGcgagcagagctgagcctggTGCTCCGGTACGGGCTCcggtggcggcggggcgggTCCTACCTGCCCCGGCAGCCGCTGGCACCGGCTTCCTCGGGGGTGCTCCACGCTCTGTGGACACACGATCATGGTGAGCCCGTGCCGTGCCGCGCTGTGCCGCGCCGCACCGGTGACCGGCGCTGGTCCCTCCCGCCCCGTCCCGGCCGCCGGTATCACTGACCGGGCTCCGCGGCAGCCCGAGCCGCCGGGGGCGTGCCAACCGCCGCGCCTCCGCCAATCACCGCCGCGAGGAGGCGGGGCCTCGGCCGCCACCCCACCAATCGGCGGAGAGGGGGCGGGAGCCGGCGGACCACGTGGGCAGGGATGGAAAGTTACCTGTCCGTCAAGCGCGGAGGACACGCCCACCCCGGGCCGCAGCTGGTCGCCGCTGGGGGGCGCTACGGCACCGGGGGAGGAAGCGAGTCCCCGCGTCCTCCGTACCCGCGTCCCCTGTACCCGCGTCCCCTGTACCTGTGTCCCCTGTACCTGTGTCCCCTGTACCTGTGTCCCTATGTCTCTGGGGTCTGCACCCCACAGACCACCCAGTGCACCCCATAGAGCaactgacaggaggatggatccaggagggggctggtctctgctcccaaggaacaagggatgggacaagaggaaacggcctcaagctgcaccagaggaggtttagatggagattaggaCCAATTTattccccagagggtgctcaggcattggaacaggctgcccagggcagggctggagtcaccgtccctgcaagtgttcacacaccgtgtagccgaggcctcagtgccatgggttagtggtggtcttggcagtgctggggtaatggttggacttgatggtcttaaaggtcttttccaacctgattgactctatgactctatgaaataCTGCACGCAGGGTTCTGTGCACTGCACGCTGTGCACCACGCAGGACACGCACTGCACCGTGCAGTGCCActggagctctgcagccacCAGGTCATGGCGGGCTGTGTGCGGCtgtggcagggagcagggctgggagtcTCAGGCATTAGGTGAGAGCAGGTAGCAAGGGCCGCGGGGCAGCAGGGTTCACACAGCGGGGTGCAGGCCTGCGGGGCACAGGGTGCAGCAGCACGTCACACCCCCATGTAGCTGTTCTTGTAGGGGCTGTGCTCACGGAGGGGGGCCGGGGCACTGGGCACCGCAGACGGGGGAGAGTTGCTGCTCTCCCACAGGGGCTCGTAGCTGTTGTTGGGGGGCAGCTCGCTCACGTAGCAGATGTTCTCGCTGTAGTTGGGCTTGAAGCTCTCCACGACATCTTTGGGGACTCCAGCCCATTCCTTCAGGGAGCAGAGCGGGGTGAGAAGAGCCaccacccagcccagccccaacCCGCAGCGCAGGGGtgagcctgcagcagggctgcctgcagaTGCCTTACCTGGAAGTTGCCGTTGTGGGTGATGAAGAGCTCATCAAAGTTCTTGCTCGGGTTGGGGATTCGGGGCATGAGGATGACCCACACCCTGCGCGGGACAGATGTGTTGGAGGAGAAAAGCCCCAGTGATGCTGCCTCCCATCAGCCCCCCACGCTCACCTTTCCATGCGCACCAGCAGGACGACAAGGACCAGCAAGATCAGGCAGGAGGCAATGGGGACTAAGACTGTGTGGATCCAGAACCAGTGTAGCTGCTCCTCCGCTGTGCCTGGAAAGAGCTGTGGTGATGCGGACCCGTGCCCAGTGCACCACCATAGCAGTGGGGTGGGCACAACGGTGGTCCATGCCTGCTAATCCCCTCCATACCCCAGCCCATCCTGTCCCACTGCAGTGCTCAGGACCTACCCTTGCTGGTGGAGTTGTTGCCCCAGACCACAGGGACGCTCCATTCGCTCCAAAGCCGGGTGCTGCCGCAGTAGCTGTTGATCTTGCTGCGCACGTAGAAGGTGTAGTACTTCTCATGGTccatgctggggaaggagaacaTGTCTCCTTTCACCCGGTGCTCCTGCAGAGAGACGTGGGCCATGCGGTGAGggccagcactgctgtggcGCATGGCTGGTCCCCATGCACAGTGGCTGCATCCCGGTGGCTCTCACCGTCCAGCTGGTGTCCTTGTTGCTCTTGTACTTGACAGcgtgctccaggcactgggcTTTGGGGTATGGGGAGCTCCAGGTCAGCTGCAGCTGGTTGTTGCTCACGTTGTGGATGGTCAGGTTGACGGGTGCCTCTGGTTTCACTGCAAGGCACAGGTGATGCCTGGTGAGTGCCATTCCCCATGCCCCGGTGGCCCCAACGCCAACTGGGACATGatggggcagccctggggacccgcagcccagctcctgccccctgcagcagccccacagaggGGAGTGTGTGCCCCCCACCACTCCATACCCAGGTCCTGCAGCTCCATGCGCTCGCTGGGTATCTTCAGGGTCCTGCCGCCGAGACTGGCGTTGACGAGAACGTGGAAAGGCcggaactggatgatctcacTCTGATTGAAGTGGCAGCCAACGCTGATGCCATGGTCCTGCAGGTAGTGCTGGCACTCCACCATGGGGGACCCGTTCTCGTACCTGTGCCACAACAGGTTACCGGAGCTCCTCAAGACCCTGCACGCCCCAGCCCTCCTCAGGacccctctccccagcacatcccacccCTCTTGCTCTGGGGACAGAGCATCCCCCACTCTGGGCTTGGAGAAGAGGAACAGGCTGTTGCTGGGACCAGCAATGCTGGCAGGAGCCTCCTATGTAGGGATCCACTGCTGGACaccctgctgtggggctggccGTGGGGCAGTGGTACCTACCAGTAGTAGAGGGAGTAGTTGGCTGTGAGCGTCTCTCTGCTCCCCCACGTGCAGGTCATGTACTCCTCGTTGAAAAGGACACACTCCACCCCTGCAAGGGACAGGCACTGCTGGGCACtgcggcggcgggcggccgcACCAGGGGTGCACTGGGCAGACATGGCACGTGCCAGGAGGCCCTGCACATCCCCTCAGCCTTCCTCCACACGAGCCAAGCCAGCCCAGCTCTTCCAAGCCTGGGGTGCCGGGCCCCCGCCATCCCATTCACACGTGATGTGTTGGTCATGCCTGGGCTGCGGCAGCCCCGCATCCTGCTACAGAGGAGCGCTGGCCAAGCAGCTCTCCTTGCCGCATCCCTGCTCTTGGCTCCTCTGCTTGGATGTGGTGTTCCACCCCAATGTCTTCATCTGCTCCCTTCATCTGCTGTTCGCAGCCCCTGGCACTGTAGGACAGGATGGAAATCCCTCCCTGCCAACTCATTTTGATCACCCCATGAGAAACCCAGGGATTTTCCAGGATTTGTGCCTGATGTCTCCATCCTGGCTAAATTCTTCTCGCTGTTACCTTTTTGGGTGCTCGCAGGTGCCCCTGTTTCCTCGTGTCTGCTGAATGGAGCTGTgctccccactgcagcccctcCACCAGGCCCTGGCAGTTCAACCTCCATAGGAAGCGCTGCCGAGTGCCAGAGGCTGAGCAGCCGCCCCAGACACCCACATCGTCTCCTCTGCCCCCTCCTTCCACCGCGCTGTGCCAGCCTGGGACCTGACACACAACCAGAAGCCACATCCTGGGCTggctgggggctgtggggccaCCGGCGGGGTGCTGGTCCCCGCGCCAGGCATCATGCCTC
Above is a genomic segment from Strigops habroptila isolate Jane chromosome 9, bStrHab1.2.pri, whole genome shotgun sequence containing:
- the IL2RG gene encoding cytokine receptor common subunit gamma, whose amino-acid sequence is MAVLSAFLGPVLFFGLGPYLVAARSPPGVECVLFNEEYMTCTWGSRETLTANYSLYYWYENGSPMVECQHYLQDHGISVGCHFNQSEIIQFRPFHVLVNASLGGRTLKIPSERMELQDLVKPEAPVNLTIHNVSNNQLQLTWSSPYPKAQCLEHAVKYKSNKDTSWTEHRVKGDMFSFPSMDHEKYYTFYVRSKINSYCGSTRLWSEWSVPVVWGNNSTSKGTAEEQLHWFWIHTVLVPIASCLILLVLVVLLVRMERVWVILMPRIPNPSKNFDELFITHNGNFQEWAGVPKDVVESFKPNYSENICYVSELPPNNSYEPLWESSNSPPSAVPSAPAPLREHSPYKNSYMGV